Proteins from a genomic interval of Arvicola amphibius chromosome 10, mArvAmp1.2, whole genome shotgun sequence:
- the Gsc2 gene encoding homeobox protein goosecoid-2, with protein sequence MATAGSATSRRDPGRPCPFSIEHILSSLPERRPAARPQQPVGDWNPAEPDEPEAPVAAAPCTCCCCCGPRAAPRGVPEAASTPGVRLAWPLRLAPAAPSPLTAPSTGSPALTGTSGQGPQRRTRRHRTIFSEEQLQALEALFVQNQYPDVGTRERLAVRIRLREERVEVWFKNRRAKWRHQKRASSSRLLPGTKKPPKESC encoded by the exons ATGGCGACTGCAGGCAGCGCGACGAGCCGCAGGGACCCTGGACGACCCTGCCCTTTCTCCATCGAGCACATCCTCTCCAGCCTGCCGGAACGCAGGCCCGCGGCACGGCCACAGCAACCCGTCGGTGACTGGAACCCCGCTGAGCCCGACGAGCCCGAGGCTCCTGTGGCCGCAGCGCCCTGcacctgctgctgttgctgcgGCCCGCGAGCAGCACCCCGCGGAGTCCCGGAGGCGGCGTCCACACCCG GAGTGCGGCTAGCGTGGCCGCTGAGACTGGCACCAGCGGCGCCCTCGCCCCTGACAGCGCCGAGCACAGGCTCGCCGGCTCTGACCGGCACGAGCGGCCAAGGCCCGCAGCGGCGCACAAGGCGCCACCGAACCATTTTCAGCGAGGAGCAGCTGCAGGCGCTCGAGGCGCTCTTTGTACAGAATCAGTATCCCGACGTGGGCACACGCGAGCGCTTGGCTGTCCGCATCCGCCTGCGGGAGGAGCGCGTGGAG GTCTGGTTCAAGAACCGCCGGGCCAAGTGGCGACACCAAAAGCGTGCTTCATCATCAAGGCTCCTGCCTGGAACCAAGAAACCTCCCAAGGAGAGCTGTTGA
- the Ess2 gene encoding splicing factor ESS-2 homolog, whose product MGTPGASAGSLFLPSASAPPRKRAAGEAGAARSKQRVLDEEEYIEGLQTVIQRDFFPDVEKLQAQKEYLEAEENGDLERMRQIAIKFGSALGKISREPPPPYVTPATFETPEVHASSGVVGSKPRSQGRDLDDGEAADEEEKEPLPSLDVFLSRYTSEDNASFQEIMEVAKEKSHARHAWLYQAEEEFEKRQKDNLELPSAEHQAIESSQAGVETWKYKAKNSLMYYPEGVPDEEQLFKKPRQVVHKNTRFLRDPFSQALSRSQLQQAAALNAQHKQGKVGPDGKELIPQESPRVGGFGFVATPSPAPGVNESPLMTWGEVENTPLRVEGSESPYVDRTPGPTFKILEPGRRERLGLKMANEAAAKNRAKKQEALRRVTENLASLTPKGLSPAMSPALQRLVSRTASKYTDRALRASYTPSPARSTHLKTPAGGPQTPTSTPAPGSATRTPLTQDPASITDNLLQLPARRKASDFF is encoded by the exons ATGGGGACGCCCGGGGCTTCGGCGGGCTCTCTGTTTCTGCCCTCCGCGTCCGCGCCCCCGAGGAAGCGCGCGGCCGGGGAGGCCGGGGCTGCGAGAAGCAAGCAGCGGGTCCTGGATGAAGAAGAGTACATCGAG GGACTCCAGACAGTCATCCAGAGAGATTTCTTCCCTGATGTGGAGAAGCTGCAGGCACAGAAGGAATACTTGGAGGCTGAGGAAAATGGAGATTTGGAGCGTATGCGCCAGATTGCCATCAAGTTTGGCTCTGCTCTGGGCAAGATATCTCGAGAACCTCCACCACCCT ATGTTACTCCAGCCACCTTTGAAACTCCTGAGGTACACGCAAGCTCTGGTGTGGTGGGCAGCAAGCCCCGGTCGCAGGGCCGGGACCTAGATGATG GAGAGGCTgcagatgaggaggagaaggaaccGCTGCCCAGCCTGGATGTCTTCTTGAGCCGCTACACAAGTGAGGACAATGCCTCCTTCCAGGAGATCATGGAGGTGGCCAAGGAAAAAAGCCATGCCCGTCATGCGTGGCTCTACCAAGCTGAGGAGGAATTTGAGAAG CGACAGAAAGATAATCTTGAACTCCCATCGGCAGAGCACCAAGCCATTGAGAGCAGTCAGGCTGGAGTAGAGACCTGGAAGTATAAGGCGAAGAATTCTCTTATGTACTATCCTGAGG GTGTCCCTGATGAAGAGCAGTTGTTCAAGAAACCACGTCAGGTAGTACATAAGAACACACGCTTCCTCCGGGACCCCTTCAGTCAGGCCCTGAGCAGGTCCCAGCTACAGCAGGCAGCTGCCCTGAATGCCCAG CACAAACAGGGCAAGGTTGGCCCTGATGGCAAAGAGCTTATTCCCCAGGAGTCCCCCCGAGTGGGCGGCTTTGGATTTGTTGCcactccttctcctgctcctg GTGTGAATGAGTCCCCACTGATGACTTGGGGAGAAGTTGAGAACACCCCCCTGAGAGTGGAAGGGTCAGAGAGCCCCTATGTGGACAGGACACCAGGCCCGACTTTCAAG ATCTTGGAACCAGGCCGCAGGGAGCGTCTGGGTCTGAAGATGGCCAATGAAGCAGCTGCCAAAAACCGGGCCAAGAAGCAGGAAGCATTGCGGAGAGTCACAGAGAACTTGGCCAG TCTTACTCCCAAAGGCCTGAGCccagccatgtccccagccctccAGCGCCTCGTAAGCAGGACAGCCAGCAAGTATACAGATCGTGCCCTGCGGGCAAGTTATACACCATCCCCAGCACGTTCTACCCACCTCAAGACCCCAGCTGGTGGGCCACAGACCCCCACAAGCACACCAGCCCCTGGGTCTGCCACCCGCACACCCCTCACACAGGACCCAGCCTCCATCACAGACAACCTGCTGCAGCTTCCTGCCCGGCGCAAAGCTTCAGACTTCTTTTAG